Proteins from a single region of Fundulus heteroclitus isolate FHET01 chromosome 12, MU-UCD_Fhet_4.1, whole genome shotgun sequence:
- the tmem119a gene encoding transmembrane protein 119, whose product MKSRVVFPVSCVTLLWLCCSLCRCSPLFYNISMDGSGDGAEPELIFPASFSTRAPVHVTAATQPPSLTNTITTTMIRLKDFVLSRVVDFLQENLLIIIVVTSLLIVLVFIICCAFAMSHKRKLEAYKPLPNPPRKYTASKTGARKNSSEPQEKPYAVDHVKRVHVQGPASPKHLRVPSKALVGDKGRDVRSSPRQEVRKVRDTEEVEKRREEVKFKESVKQREEVQQSAGPSSSSSHPVCTCHLKKANH is encoded by the coding sequence ATGAAGTCCCGTGTGGTTTTCCCCGTCTCCTGTGTGACTCTGCTGTGGCTGTGCTGCAGCCTGTGTCGCTGCAGTCCTCTGTTCTACAACATATCTATGGACGGCAGCGGCGACGGAGCCGAGCCGGAGCTCATTTTCCCCGCCTCCTTCTCCACACGTGCGCCCGTTCACGTCACTGCTGCCACTCAGCCTCCCAGCCTCACCaacaccatcaccaccaccatgaTCCGCCTCAAAGACTTTGTCCTGAGCCGAGTGGTGGACTTCCTGCAGGAGAACCTGCTCATCATCATTGTTGTTACCTCTCTTCTCATTGTGTTGGTCTTCATCATTTGCTGCGCGTTCGCCATGAGCCATAAGCGCAAGCTGGAAGCTTACAAGCCCCTTCCTAACCCGCCCAGGAAGTACACCGCCAGTAAAACTGGAGCTCGCAAGAACTCGAGCGAGCCTCAGGAGAAACCGTATGCCGTGGACCACGTGAAGAGGGTCCACGTTCAGGGTCCGGCTTCCCCCAAACACCTGCGCGTGCCCTCCAAGGCTCTGGTGGGAGACAAGGGGAGGGACGTTAGATCGTCGCCTCGGCAGGAGGTCAGAAaggtcagagacacggaggaagtggaaaaaagaagagaggaagTGAAGTTCAAAGAGTCGGtgaagcagagggaggaggtCCAGCAGAGCGCCGGTCCCAGCTCCAGCTCCAGTCACCCCGTCTGCACTTGCCATCTAAAGAAAGCCAACCACTAA
- the LOC105926898 gene encoding leucine-rich repeat transmembrane protein FLRT3 has protein sequence MLCYRGDVLLALFVCPLACLPVSPCPPGCCCPGPGFLVLCESLGLRSLPRSVPLGTSALSVARNRLCNVDHLLRAFSGLQELSLSHNLLARFPRGLPPSLESLLLQENRITYITSGALRQLRNLTRLHLEDNRIRAIQPGALLGLQQLRVLTLKGNQLTRLPANLPPSLTRLDLSENCISSLELPSLAALVNLQVLQINSNCLRTVPESTFDSLPRLRSVDLTDNLWACECDILYLYRWLLSGGLDVATDLVCKEPVHLAHRLLLDLSVVSICPRVLRPNDEASPRSSAKAVETSRPHGNEGNLLQKISEPAISKAQNAAAPPRPRVLPYTLEALTYEECLSLSASPPPVGPTDPRATPFPEEDQRCSENATAPRPQSNASSAAGTPPAPPTGREEDPPPTADPRMLAHRDSAAIVSLLAVLCVLLVFVLLAVLIVLKKVLVRQQRVAPASERPAG, from the coding sequence ATGCTTTGCTACAGAGGTGATGTCCTCCTCGCTCTCTTCGTCTGTCCCCTCGCCTGCCTCCCCGTGTCCCCGTGTCCCCCCGGCTGCTGCTGCCCCGGCCCGGGCTTCCTGGTCCTGTGCGAGTCGCTGGGCCTGCGGTCGCTCCCTCGCTCCGTCCCCCTCGGCACCTCCGCCCTGTCCGTGGCCAGGAACCGGCTCTGCAACGTGGACCACCTCCTGCGGGCCTTCTCCGGCCTGCAGGAGCTCAGCCTCAGCCACAACCTGCTGGCCCGCTTCCCCCGCGGCCTGCCCCCCAGCCTGGagtccctgctgctgcaggagaacCGCATCACTTACATCACCTCGGGGGCCCTCAGGCAGCTGAGGAACCTCACCCGCCTCCACCTGGAGGACAACCGCATCCGTGCCATCCAGCCCGGGGCGCTGCTGGGTCTGCAGCAGCTGCGCGTGCTGACGCTGAAGGGGAACCAGCTGACGCGCCTCCCCGCGAACCTCCCGCCGTCGCTGACACGCCTGGACCTGTCGGAGAACTGCATCTCCTCCCTGGAGCTGCCCTCCCTCGCCGCTCTGGTCAACCTGCAGGTCCTGCAGATCAACAGCAACTGCCTGCGCACGGTGCCGGAGAGCACCTTCGACAGCCTGCCGCGCCTCCGGTCCGTGGACCTGACCGACAACCTGTGGGCGTGCGAGTGCGACATCCTGTACCTGTACCGCTGGCTGCTGAGCGGCGGGCTGGACGTGGCTACGGACCTGGTGTGCAAAGAGCCCGTCCACCTCGCTCACCGCCTGCTGCTGGACCTCTCCGTCGTCTCCATCTGTCCACGCGTCCTGAGGCCAAACGACGAGGCGAGCCCGCGCAGCTCTGCCAAGGCGGTGGAAACGTCGCGTCCACACGGAAACGAGGGCAACTTGTTGCAGAAGATATCAGAGCCCGCTATTAGCAAAGCGCAAAACGCCGCCGCTCCTCCCAGGCCTCGGGTTTTACCCTACACCCTGGAGGCTCTCACCTATGAGGAGTGTCTATCCCTCAGCGCGTCTCCTCCGCCTGTCGGCCCCACCGACCCGAGAGCTACGCCTTTTCCTGAGGAGGACCAGAGATGCAGCGAGAACGCCACAGCTCCTCGCCCCCAGAGCAACGCGTCCTCCGCCGCAGGAACGCCACCGGCCCCGCCCACCGGCAGGGAGGAGGACCCCCCGCCCACCGCGGACCCCCGGATGCTCGCCCACAGAGACTCGGCGGCCATCGTGTCGCTGCTCGCCGTGCTGTGCGTTCTGTTGGTCTTCGTGCTGCTGGCGGTGCTGATCGTGCTGAAAAAGGTTCTGGTGCGGCAGCAGAGGGTGGCGCCCGCTAGTGAGAGACCTGCTGGATGA
- the iscu gene encoding iron-sulfur cluster assembly enzyme ISCU, mitochondrial codes for MAAVPVRNSASLLSTFSKRFFRPELNALCSYHKKVVDHYENPRNVGSLDKNKKDVGTGLVGAPACGDVMKLQIQVDGNGKIVDAKFKTFGCGSAIASSSLATEWVKGKSIDEALQIKNTDIAKELSLPPVKLHCSMLAEDAIKAALSDYRLKQEDKKNQSANTSS; via the exons ATGGCGGCGGTGCCTGTGCGAAATTCTGCGTCTTTGCTGTCAACGTTCAGCAAACGGTTCTTCCGACCGGAGCTCAACGCGCTCTGCTCCTATCACAAAAAG GTGGTGGACCATTATGAAAACCCGAGGAACGTGGGCTCTCTGGACAAGAACAAGAAGGACGTGGGGACCGGGCTGGTGGGTGCACCAGCCTGCGGGGATGTTATGAAACTGCAG ATCCAGGTGGACGGAAACGGCAAGATAGTGGATGCGAAGTTCAAGACGTTTGGCTGCGGATCGGCCATCGCGTCCAGCTCTCTGGCCACAGAGTGGGTGAAGGGGAAGTCG ATCGACGAGGCGCTCCAGATTAAGAACACAGACATCGCCAAAGAACTCAGCCTTCCTCCCGTCAAGCTTCACTGTTCCA TGCTCGCGGAAGACGCCATAAAAGCAGCGCTGTCAGACTACAGACTAAAGCAGGAGGACAAGAAAAACCAAAGTGCCAACACCAGCAGTTAA